The genome window CATCCTTCATTTAATACATAAGATTTCGACTTGATTTGCCATTCCCCTCTTTGTGTCAATCCCTTGCCTTTTCTACTATTAGTTCATGTTAATGCATGCCTTCTTTCGCGGTCTCTCTGATTTGAACATTGTTGCAGTTTCTTGGAGAAACCAACTTCATGAGGGATTTGAATTGCCATTTATGTATTTGGTTAGCTGCGGGCTATCAAATGCTTTAGGATGTAATACAAGCTCGAAATTTCTTTTGTCTGCTCAAAAAACTTCATGAGGGTATATTCTTGGGGATTTGGTCATCCTGAGTATTTATTATAAGCTAGTTGAGTTAAATTGATCATTGTCATttgatgcatatatatatgctggttgaAATATTTTTCTCCTGCAAAggtttcttcctttctttttcccttctttttttttttttgagagagagactGCGGCGACGTTTCTACACATTAGCTAGCAGGTACCAATTAACTGGGGCAACGAGATATATATATTCTCTCCCTGGTAGCTGTAACTTAATTAGCCAATAAAGTATGTGTTGATGTTCTCTCTAAGCCAAGTTTATCCAATCAGAGTTTTTCTTCCCTTTTGCTCATGTGGTTCACTGAtgaattatattatatatagtcTTGGAAATGTGTAAGCTGATGTGTGTACGTGTTCCTTAATTTAATTCCCACGATAGCACAGTAtcgataaattttatttatttatatgatCCTGAATTTATTTCTGAAAGTTTGCATCTGTATGTATACTGCAGAAATAACGAGGTGAAGAAGGTGGTGTGTATCCCGGCGCTGCCGGCGACAAGCAGCCGgccaggaggaggagaggtgaTTCCATCTGATCTTTGGGCGTGGAGGAAGTATGGCCAGAAACCCATCAAAGGCTCGCCTTACCCAAGGTGCCTACTTTTACATAtggtttttctttgtttttgtttttgtttttggcaaAGAAGCACCTGTTTATGCGTATTAACGATCCAATTAATACTTATCAGCATCAGATCTCTTTCTTCGGTGCTTACATTTTTATCAGCACAGGTGTAGATGTGAATAGAATGTGTCAATATTGATATCCACTGCTCATGTGTGCAGGTACGTGCTAGATCAGCATCATGGCAAGAGCAACAAAAATCATGGCCAAATTATATAAAAGTCAGCTCCAATATTCTTTGATTAGTACTTAAGTGGTCCAGCAAATAGGCATTTCAAAATACagctttaataaaaaaatacagcGCTACATGGTATTATCATTTACATGTCATTTAGAACATTGACATGGTCTCTATACTCACTTTGTACTTCTAGTTTTCTAACTATATACTACTAAAAACTAATAATAAGGAAAacatttcaaaaaataataagaaaACATTGAAAAACTACTATTTATGAAGAATCTATATATTACTTCTATCATCCATTCCACAAATTAATCTAAGTAGTTATATGTATAAGAATGGTCCAAGTTATTACTATATCTATGACCGAAAATAGTAAAATTCAATCCATTTTAAATTTGTTAGTTAAAAAATTGAGTTTTTTACAGTTCTTGGGAGGTAACAAAATTATAACTTTGGAGGTACCAAATTTTTTGGTACATCCTTAGTTATAATAATAAGTGGTACCTCTCCAAGGATGGTAAAAATcttaaaacaatatatatatggCAGAGAAGATAACATTGCAATTCTAGTGAGAGAATTAAATTGTGTCTAATTTACTCTCTACCTTTATTTGGATGCCTTAGCAGATCAAATTGTGTAAAAAGCTTGTGGAAGTCATAAGATATAACTAGATGATCACATGAATCAGATGTAATTTGTCGGATACACAAAAAAAAGATGTAATTTGTCTaatttagaatagaaaaagTTTTTGGCAAAATATCTGAAACTAAGGACATTCATCTTAACAAGAGGGGTGATTCTCTAAAAACTAAGGATATTCACACTTGTTTGTTCTAGTTTGGTTCTACCAAGTTTATGAGAAAATAATTTTGCATAAAGTCCAGCCCAAGTGTTTATGTTTAGCCTTCATCTTAATTGAAATTTCAAATCGATAATTATAGTGAAGGTGGATCTGCCCCTATTAAATTTATTTGCAtacaaataaatttgataagTTAATTGCGGTTGTTTTAGAAATTCAAATGTGTGCTTACAGTTTTACTTGTTGTCAATAATTCAATTCTGCATTTCCTTGAAAATGTAACAGACCTTCGAAGTAATACAACAAAATATCTAAGTGGAATCACTTTCAACAAGATATTACAATGACTAGCAACCAATTATCTGACTTAGTAAAGTACGCATTAATCTATTTTAAGCCCAAGATGTGCTTCTTTCCAAAATAATGTTCTAATCCGCACATGTATGTTATGCCATTAAAGTGATTCTTTTACCTTATGTTTTGCCACCTTAAAATCAATCCATTATTATATTGTCTGATGAACTCTGATACTGACGCTCAGACTGTGTGCTAATTTATAGAAACTgatataatttttgtatattttttataaaactgAAATAATcaatatttttctatatatCCATTAATTGAATGCGAAAGGCTTATCAACAGAATTTTCACTAGTTAATCGCTGCGATTATGACACTCATATATATGACGTATTTACTTTTTACAGAGGCTACTATAGATGCAGCAGCTCCAAGGGGTGTATGGCGAGGAAGCAAGTGGAGCGCAGCCGCAGTGACCCGAACATGCTGGTGATCACCTACACGGCAGAACACAACCACCCTTGGCCAATGCAACGCAATGTACTTGCTGGATACTCCCGCCCTCACACTCACGTGTCCCCCAattgcaagaagaagaagagctgcAGGGTTGATCCGGCAAGTtcatcgtcatcttcatcatcatccaacatcatcaactattatcctcagcaGAATGTATTCGTTGGCGGCGACCTTGACTTCCAACTACAGACGAACATAATTGAAGGTAATGCAGCTGGGTATGTCGCCTGCGCAATCGGTGGTCTTGGCGGGGAGGGTGTTGTGATGCATGAGCCGACCAGTTGCAACGGCATCCAAACTGCAGATGAGGTTTTTGCAGAGCTGGAGGAATTGGAGCCTAGCAATCCTGTGAATGCAAACGTCTACTCCAGAGGGGTAAGTTACGAGTGGCACAAGTTCTAATCGAACAAGCGGGCCGAAGGTATAAGCAAGGCTCTATATGGCTTATATATCTTCTCTTTTAAAAATAGGTTACAAGCACGATCAAGTTTTACTTGATTAATTGGTGTGGCAAAACAATATATCTTTGTGGTTATGATTAATTCAAAGATAGTATATATTTacaaagttagaaataaaatatatgcctCTACACTATTGTTGCCTACATCAATTTGTCCTGTACTCCTGTATATGCGTGTGTGAAGTTTACCACAACCAGCTGTATCGATTCAAATTCAAGTACGTACGtagtacatatatgtatattctGTGACTCCCTCTTTTTGGGAAGTATGTAACCTGACCTCGTTCATATGGTTCTAAGTAGCGCCGCAGTTTTTTAATGACATTTTATATTCAGGAAATGAATACTCTATTCATGCTTGAAAACCACCTTTTAACTAGAATCTCTCCTAATTAAATCTTTATATGTATGAAGAGGTAGCGTATATGGTTGATTAGTTTATGCACAGAATCATTTTTTTGGAACATTAATGTGCATAGCCCATGAAATATCATTTACTGGTGTACTATATAAATTATCAAAACTGTGGTATGGGAAGGGTTTAAATGGTCTCAGGAAAACTATGTTTAATTGGTTTCTTAGACTATATGATATATAAggaaatcatcattattttactGATACAAACATTGCCGAAACACATATTCTAAAGCAAGTTGAGAATGTAGAAAGGTTAATGTGCACCACGCACTGCTGTAGTGCTGTAGCTATTTTTTGTATTGCACCTGTTTCTTTTAGCCATTAGGAAGGTGTAAGCAGTGGTTCACAGTTGTCCGAGCGATGTGCTTGTATTATGGGTTCGGtcatatatgtttgttataagTGCCCAAaggatatatttttgttgtgtaGCGGAATAATACAAATAATCCAATATTGTACCATTTGAGGTGAACCTGTTAATTATATATATGATGACTCAATTACCTAAATCGTGGCCTTATATTTGTCACCATATCTTTTTGTTGGGATGGAAGCTTGAGAACCAATCATTCTTTTGTAAGTCAATTAATTATAAGGCGAAATAGTGCACCAATGCTAAATTAGAATAGTTAAGCCGTAATTGGCTTCAATTGATTTTGTAATGTAagtcaagttgtaccaaatagTCGATGGAATTTCAGCTGAATTAATGTCATAAACTTGAATGGAATGTGTGAGTGGTTCTGGGCTGCGCGGACCGTACGTGTCTGAGCTTGAGGTACCGGCCAGGACATGCAAGTGTGAAACTCTTAGATAGAAAgaaaacaaactttatatgcagCTTGCATCTAGAGCTGCTGTGCCCAGCTGTCCTAAATTATTAGCCATGGCACACTCAAGTTTTTCTCTGCTGCGGCAAGAGATATTGTGAGCAGAAAAACATGACAAAAAGAGAGATATTGCCACCGTGAGTTGGCCGCTAACCGAGACATGCAGATCTGTGGTAGACCCCAGCTCGTGATTGAGTTATACACGCGCGCGAATTGAGTACACGCAGTACAGGTTCGCCTGGCCTcacgccggccggccggccgtggACGACGATGACGTGACAAGTCAATGGCTGACTGCATGcgaagggaagaagaagaaatggagcatgcatgcatgcatacaaacGAACATTGCTTCAGTATGAAAATAGTAAGTCACACTACACTCCTGCCTTTCCCTGTTCACTCGTCAACTCAATTTTCGGCTCGCTAGCTAGCTGATCCATGGTTCGTAAAGTTCACAGCAAGCAACTGCTTAATTTGTATGCTCCCTGAGAACGAAATAGATCGGTCGGCTTCGATAATGACATGATAGACATCCTTCAACATCTGCAAATCCCACTTGTATCACTACCTTTCAAGTATCTGGAGATGCCTTTGTCCCTGCGGAAGCTACGACATGTCAAGCTCTAACCACTGGTCGACCGTGCGGCTAGGGTCTGACGGGTTGGAAAGGAAGATTCTTCACCCCGTCTAGATGAGTAGTGCTCTGAAAAGCATCCTCGTAGTACTGCTTGTATACACACCACATATGCTTCCGGTGTCCATCCACAAGCGCCTTGAGAAAATCATGCGCTCATGGTTATGGGCGGACACCAAGGAGGCCAGTGGAGCAAAATGCAAAATTGCATGGGCCCGAGTCTACTGGCAAAAGGGTCTAGGTGTCCTGAATCTCAAGAATTTTGATGTGACACTTATACTAGGCTAGATATGGTTCTCTTGGAAGACACTGGATAAGCCGTGGGTGGGATTGAAACTACCATGTGATCACACGTATAGGCAATATTGTTCTATACACTCACAACGGTGATTGTGGACAACAGGAACACAGCTGACTTTTGAGCAGTCCTTAGCTAAACTGTTCGGCACCTAGCTGCTCCACACAAGTCTCATGCCTGAAACTCATGTCACAGCAAAGCAACTGTTCGTAATCATAACTGAAGTGAAAGATGCAGTGACCAACACATCGTGATGTCCATGCAACAAATTTCTCCTATGTGTGGTTGATATATAGGTCACCAATCCGCAGGAGTGCAGTTCAAGCGTGCTAGCTAGTTGCTAGGGTATTTTCTGAACCAGCTAAATTTAACTGTTAAGGTGGAATATTATGTACGTGTACGATCCAACAAGACTTGTTGAGCTAAAGAATGAAGGCATGCAGCATCGTATAATTGGAGTAATGGAGAGTGGGAAGGTCGCAAAGAAAGGCCGGTGAAGGGTGATCGAGACTGCTGGAAAGTGACTAGATGGATGATACTGCGTCCAtgcatgccccccccccccacccggtctctctctctcagtctcTCCGGGCCTGCTGTGCAGGCATCTCTGCTGCCTGTACTGCATtgttgtgcatgcatgcaacccATGTCTTTTGGTCAGGGAACTGGCAGTGAAGACCGGAGAGAGGGTCGATGCTAGCTAGCTTACTTGTGCTTTTTTCTTCATCTCTCACCTGAAGAATTCTTCATCACTCAAGCTGTCAAGCATGCGACCGAAGACTTTAGTGCTGTTGCTCCCGTGGGGCGCACAGCCACTCAGGAACAGGAGCATCACAAGATGAAGACAAATTTGGCTgcactgcatctgcatgcatgcaatttCATCTCAAGCACGCTCTCAGCTGCGACTGTGCGTGTTATCACAGTAGTTTTGAAAGCTGCAAccacctgcatgcatgcatgcatccgcttcatgcatgcattccgACGAGAAGAAGCCAGCTTTATCGGCCAGCGCAGCGAGCGAGCGCTGCCATGCCTGCAGATGGCTCAGGTTGAGAGCATCTCTAGCTTCACAGTTCGCCATTGGTGACGCAGCAGCAGTGACCGATCATCACGATACCGAATAAGTAGAGTAACAGAGATGAGGGTAAGCATTTACTGGTACAGAGCTTTGCTAAGAAGAACGATGCATGCATGAAGCAATGGCACTCCATTTGGGGGCACTGTCAAGCTTGGTGTATTTGCGTGCTCGTGATGACCGGTCGTCAGCTGCATGCGAGAACAGAAAGAGCATTGTGATTTTCAAATCCCATTTATGGGCCGGCCCGCCCAGTCCGTGACTAGAGGGACATCCCATACTTCCTTTTGCAGGGCAATCCCACCAAATAGTAGCTAGGATCCAGGCCCAAATGATGGTTCAATCACACCTTACTCCTTAGGCCTGACTGATTCCCCCCAAAAAAGGCCTTTTACTGGTGTTCcactcaaataaaaaaaaaactcacgtTTGTTTTCAAACAAACCTGAAGACAAACTCGTTTTTTTAAAcaagcattaaaaaaaatcttaatctCTCCTAATCCAACCTGATACCTTTGAAGCATGCTGGGGATTTTAGTGGCCCCTGTCACGCTTTGCAGAGTAGAGTGGTGCGAGTTGGGCCACAACAGAACAAATTGCTGTGGTAGCATTAGAAACGAAGGGGTTTGctgctgaatttttttaataatattttttatttaaaaattataaaaataatagttaatttcacaaaattgtaaaaatagatatcTGTCGGCATACGAAGTACCGACTAGAGATCTATCGGTTCTCTGTATGCCAACATTTTATTGATAGTGGGTCTAGGACCTATGGGCACATGCAGAGTGTCTACATGCCTATATTTATTCCTCGATCGTCGATTCATCTTCGACGTGCGACCGATTGAATAGACGTGCGGCGGGCGAGCGGCAGGCGGTGACGTGTGGGCGTGCAGTGACGGGTGGTGCTGCGCAGCGAGTGAAGACGCGTGGCAGGCCAACGAGCAGCGGCACGACATTGAGTatgttgagttttttttcctttttctaaatAGTTAGAAATAttgtgtttttttaatattgtgTTTCATTTATGCATTATTATTTAAGTTATATTTCATTTgagttcaatttttattttgcatattttgtGTTGCATACTATGTGCAGTATAATCGTTTTTGCTTCTAGGTAAGGAGCTTATCGATCCGGTGATCGATGttatcggtgacacaggaaccataGGTCCCTGAGTCTCAAGGCCAGATcagtagagtgccacgtggtgccctcccgcaGGGGTTATCTCctcgaggtacgagaagaccaagtcccgggagagggtgctcggggccatgaacagtggtccccgagtagccgagttccccgatgacccgagaagaccaagtaccgggaagagggtgctcggggttgcaaatggtagcccccgagcactcaagtccctcGACGATatgaaaagccaagtaccgggaagagaatgctcggggctgcgaacagcggcccccgagcacccagtcccccgaggacccaagggaagtcagttccgggagagagtgcttggggccgtgaacagtgacccccgagcactcggttctccgaggatcaagaagggcatatccgggagagagtgctcggggcagtgaacaatggcccccgagcactcggttccccgagggcctaagaagtccttcgccggtgaccCCTACAGAggtccaacggtgaggtgttagccggtgagaggcccgatgctgcatttaagagggcgcgtgacctatcacttccaactgctccccccacgctttctgtcagtccctgccacggcctagcagggaggcgtggggacatttaatgcatgctCAAGATAATTACCTAAGAAATGACATAtaccagatgtactttttctatcaattctacaaccttcaaaatcagcatcagaaaaagctcttaagctaatagatgaagaagcagaaagccagATGCTAAAAACTTGAGTTTCatgaagataccttagaatacgtttgacagcttgtcgatgtgaagcacgtggagaagcttgaaatcgtgcacacaagcatacaacaaattgtatgtaTGGCCTTGAAgtagtgagatacaaaagtgatccaatcatacttctatattcttttttatcactggctcaccatcttcatcaggatcaagtgtcagtgttgctccaataggtgtcatgatcggcttgctATTTTCATCTCAAAACCTCGTAGCAGGTctcgtgtatacttactttgatgaacaaaaataccttctttggtttgtttgacttgaagtcctaaaaaatatgttagttcaCCGACCATACTCATCTCCAATTCCCTGCTTATCGTTTTTGAAAttgggacaccaaagcatgagaagaacaaccgaagatgatatcatctacataaatctgaacaaatagttgatcattaccatgcttgagcacaaacaatgtCTTGTCCATTTTTCCCATTTAaaaacccttttcaagcaaaaaggttttaagcctatcataccacaCTCTAGGGgtttgttttaaaccatacaaagctttagacaacttgtatacataatctggatatttaggattttcaaaaccaggtggttgcttaacataaatcacttcatttatgtagccattcagaaaagcacttttgacatccatttaatataatataaagtctttagatgcagcaaaagctaaaagaattctaatggcttctagtctagcaattGGAGCAAAAGTTTactcaaaatctagcccttaTACGGttctacctgtgtaaaacctTAAGCTACaaatctagctttgtttctaacaacaacatcatcctcactttgtttattttttgaaaatccatttaGTACTGATAAGTGTATGACCCTGAGGAGGTGCGATAAGCTTCCATACTTTGTTACGTTCAAaattctcaagttcttgatgcatagcattgatccaagatttgTCAGTTAATACATGTGAAATATCTTTGGGTCCAAAAGAAGCAACACAAG of Phragmites australis chromosome 3, lpPhrAust1.1, whole genome shotgun sequence contains these proteins:
- the LOC133911308 gene encoding probable WRKY transcription factor 11, coding for MDMEEALAGTAQGDLSDVVARASAMAALPSTSHLQPPPPFPATDHMSSPAMAGQIMTPYEEDRRLAVSIACSDAMMFEGAPSTADPYLSSATAPRGGYWLPPQQLAVQISQHACYGRDVAMGGAVTDVDGDEAMRISPVTPAAHQMMKRNNEVKKVVCIPALPATSSRPGGGEVIPSDLWAWRKYGQKPIKGSPYPRGYYRCSSSKGCMARKQVERSRSDPNMLVITYTAEHNHPWPMQRNVLAGYSRPHTHVSPNCKKKKSCRVDPASSSSSSSSSNIINYYPQQNVFVGGDLDFQLQTNIIEGNAAGYVACAIGGLGGEGVVMHEPTSCNGIQTADEVFAELEELEPSNPVNANVYSRGVSYEWHKF